One Coffea arabica cultivar ET-39 chromosome 5e, Coffea Arabica ET-39 HiFi, whole genome shotgun sequence DNA segment encodes these proteins:
- the LOC113687942 gene encoding uncharacterized protein isoform X1, with protein sequence MGSKKSDFGDGASPGKIFIGGLAKDTTLDQFVKYFGNYGEITDSVIMKDRSTGRPRGFGFITYADPAVVDTVIAETHIINGKQVEIKRTIPKGSSESRDFKTKKIFVGGIPTSVNEDELKGFFSKYGKVVEHEIIRDHVTKRSRGFGFVVFDNEQVVDSLLSDGNMIDMAGTQVEIKKAEPKKPSNPAPASAYGSESRGRPYGDNFGGFGNSYSSFSSGGFGPAPYRSFGGIGGRYGDYGGYNGGGEFGRYGDFGGSDYVGYRGEPSLGYSSRYGSYAGGFGGGYSGSGLGAYGRGGGYGGYSGAGAGAGYDSGPGAGYGGSGGLYGSRAGYSGGGRYHPYAR encoded by the exons ATGGGGTCTAAGAAATCTGACTTCGGCGATGGCGCTAGCCCCGG GAAGATTTTCATCGGAGGTTTAGCGAAAGATACTACGCTAG ACCAATTCGTCAAGTACTTTGGCAACTATGGGGAGATAACGGACTCAGTGATAATGAAGGATAGGAGCACAGGTCGGCCTCGAGGTTTTGGTTTCATTACTTATGCTGATCCTGCTGTTGTTGACACTGTTATTGCTGAAACGCATATCATCAATGGGAAACAA GTTGAAATTAAAAGAACCATCCCAAAAGGATCTTCTGAATCTAGGGACTTCAagacaaagaaaatttttgttGGTGGAATTCCTACTTCTGTAAATGAAG ATGAGCTCAAGGGCTTCTTCTCGAAGTATGGAAAAGTGGTGGAGCACGAGATCATTAGAGATCATGTCACAAAACGTTCTCGAGGATTTGGATTCGTTGTATTCGACAATGAACAAGTTGTTGATAGTTTACTATCTGATGGAAATATGATTGACATGGCAGGTACTCAG GTTGAGATCAAGAAGGCTGAACCAAAGAAACCCTCAAACCCAGCACCTGCTTCTGCTTATGGTAGTGAATCTAGGGGTCGTCCATATGGTGATAATTTTGGTGGATTTGGCAACTCGTATAGCAGTTTTAGCAGTGGCGGTTTTGGCCCTGCCCCTTATAGGTCCTTTGGCGGTATTGGTGGTAGGTATGGTGATTATGGTGGATATAATGGCGGCGGTGAATTTGGTCGCTATGGCGACTTTGGTGGTAGTGATTATGTTGGGTATCGGGGAGAGCCTTCACTTGGCTATTCTAGCCGCTATGGTTCCTATGCCGGGGGATTTGGTGGGGGCTATAGTGGGAGTGGCTTAGGTGCTTATGGCCGTGGAGGTGGTTATGGCGGTTATTCTGGAGCTGGCGCAGGTGCTGGATATGATTCTGGCCCTGGTGCTGGTTATGGTGGTTCAGGAGGTTTGTATGGAAGTAGAGCAGGCTATAGTGGTGGTGGGCGTTATCATCCCTATGCCAGGTAG
- the LOC113687942 gene encoding uncharacterized protein isoform X2 encodes MKDRSTGRPRGFGFITYADPAVVDTVIAETHIINGKQVEIKRTIPKGSSESRDFKTKKIFVGGIPTSVNEDELKGFFSKYGKVVEHEIIRDHVTKRSRGFGFVVFDNEQVVDSLLSDGNMIDMAGTQVEIKKAEPKKPSNPAPASAYGSESRGRPYGDNFGGFGNSYSSFSSGGFGPAPYRSFGGIGGRYGDYGGYNGGGEFGRYGDFGGSDYVGYRGEPSLGYSSRYGSYAGGFGGGYSGSGLGAYGRGGGYGGYSGAGAGAGYDSGPGAGYGGSGGLYGSRAGYSGGGRYHPYAR; translated from the exons ATGAAGGATAGGAGCACAGGTCGGCCTCGAGGTTTTGGTTTCATTACTTATGCTGATCCTGCTGTTGTTGACACTGTTATTGCTGAAACGCATATCATCAATGGGAAACAA GTTGAAATTAAAAGAACCATCCCAAAAGGATCTTCTGAATCTAGGGACTTCAagacaaagaaaatttttgttGGTGGAATTCCTACTTCTGTAAATGAAG ATGAGCTCAAGGGCTTCTTCTCGAAGTATGGAAAAGTGGTGGAGCACGAGATCATTAGAGATCATGTCACAAAACGTTCTCGAGGATTTGGATTCGTTGTATTCGACAATGAACAAGTTGTTGATAGTTTACTATCTGATGGAAATATGATTGACATGGCAGGTACTCAG GTTGAGATCAAGAAGGCTGAACCAAAGAAACCCTCAAACCCAGCACCTGCTTCTGCTTATGGTAGTGAATCTAGGGGTCGTCCATATGGTGATAATTTTGGTGGATTTGGCAACTCGTATAGCAGTTTTAGCAGTGGCGGTTTTGGCCCTGCCCCTTATAGGTCCTTTGGCGGTATTGGTGGTAGGTATGGTGATTATGGTGGATATAATGGCGGCGGTGAATTTGGTCGCTATGGCGACTTTGGTGGTAGTGATTATGTTGGGTATCGGGGAGAGCCTTCACTTGGCTATTCTAGCCGCTATGGTTCCTATGCCGGGGGATTTGGTGGGGGCTATAGTGGGAGTGGCTTAGGTGCTTATGGCCGTGGAGGTGGTTATGGCGGTTATTCTGGAGCTGGCGCAGGTGCTGGATATGATTCTGGCCCTGGTGCTGGTTATGGTGGTTCAGGAGGTTTGTATGGAAGTAGAGCAGGCTATAGTGGTGGTGGGCGTTATCATCCCTATGCCAGGTAG